tttcactgtaaatactatattttacaatatttactttagatgttcattaaagctcagattacagttgatggttcttctatcagaaacagatcaaactgaataaacagtgtcttttttcagtccagtctgtcatgaattgaacataaacccagtgtgtccatccactgtcattaatccaactccatgggttttactggtgaatcaatgttgtagaagatgacggtgtttccatggtaactacagagcctctgaacgtccaaatgggtcatacctgatgaccatgaaaagatgaagaactgtattttacaccaattattgacagggattgataggattaatggatcaacaggaattaaacagtttaaatcagtagatggtttaggttggtgatggatgttggggtctttatgttgttttattacaTCATCCTTACAGCTGTCTACAGAAGCTACTTTCTGTCTTTGACCTACAGATTCTGCACTTTGGTAAAAATCTATAATTAATATTAGGATTAGATCTTGTTTCAGATAGCTTGGTGGATACAGAAAAGGTGTTGTAGAAGTCTATGCAGAATATTGAGCTACAGGCTATAATTCTAATTTTATAATGGAAGATTATCTGTGAATTGTCTGAAGGTGGCGTTTGATATAACAAGCAGGTTTCAAACTTGTTTGCCATTATAATTCATTTTGGTTACATCAAGAATGTAATCTAGCATTTTTTAGTTAAATTAAGATTATCTATGGACTGGCTTGAGCTCTTAATGTATGCTAGTTGTAAATTTCGGCTTtttaaaattacataataaatgtAAAATTATAAAAGTTGCACATTATGAACTAAATGAACACTTACAAAGCTAGATTTGAAGAACTCTGTCGGATTGTCTCCGAGTAAGTGAGGAAGGCCTCTTAGTGCGACTCTTCTTTTTTCAGTGGGATCCAGTGACTGTAAGACAGAAAATGGATAACTGATTCATTAAATGAAAAACAGTCTCATACATGCAGatgcaaacacacagacacaaacactgagatacatacagacagacaatttGTTTCCTTTGTTGTTTTGTTCTGGTAATAAAGTATGACCTGCATTTGCTGCAAAAGCTGTCCCAAAAGTTCATCCACGTTGCCCCTCTTGGCTTTAAAAATTTCCATAAGACGCGTAGGAGGGCAGAATAATATTCCTGCTGCAGGTCTTTTCCCACAATCCTTTTAAATTCCAGACAAatctaataaaaataaagaataaataaaacaaggaaGAAATTAGTGTGCTGTACAACTGGAGAGCAACTGACTACACAAAACAGTGTATTTATGCATACCTGACCATTAGTAAAGAGTGCAGGCCAGCGTTTCATCAGAAGACTTATTGGTGGTGCCGTCGCCACAATTTTATTCCTCCTTAAGGCAAATGTTTGGTCCATATATTGTTTTATTAGTCTTTcatttggtgtttgttttttgttttttccatttcgtCCTCGATTTCGGTGCGTGCTTGTTCAAGCCTCGTCTCATTGAACCCTTCCGGAAAATTTGGCAAAAAGTTGAGTTCTCcttttttggtttctttattgGCTTATGGACAGTGTCATCTTGGGTGTGGCACCCCCGTTTGCCAGCATTTACAGAAACATCTCGACATCCGGATCTGCTTCTCTTCCTTCTATAATTGGCCATTTTGTAAGTTATGCTGTTCTTCCATCCACTGCAACCACTTACTGAACCACTCTCCCTAAGAGAAGGATGTTTGCTGATTAGGGATTTGGCTACGCTTTCATATTGTTGACTGGTCGGGTAAGCTGTGCACATGTGTTCAGCTATCTTTTCCAACATTTCATGCTTCATGTCTTTTGGGACTTTTTTAAAGACAGAACCATCCTCAAGATGTTTCAAATCAGCTTGTCTAGGGTGATACTCTACATCTACTGAAAAATTTGGGATGTCAAAAATCAAAGGCCATGGTTCTTGCCGTTCCACGGAAGATACCGAAAGAATCTCTGTATCTGCCGAACTGTTTAGGTCCTCACTCACAGCAACACTCTCTATTGGGGACAATTCTAACTGGGGAATTATTTTTAAAGTGGGTTTGTCTGGAAGGTCACTGACATCAGTTACATTGCACAATTTAAAATTGAACTTGGGATCTTGAAACTGAAGATCAAATGAGTACTGCAATCCAAGTGAGACTTGCAACATGCTCTTTAAATGTTCCATAGTTGTGGGTCTGGTTTCCAGTGTCACTTTTCGTATATCTGCTTCAGTAAAGATGACCCTCATCGACATTTTCTCAGGTGCCGTCATCTATAGGAAACAAGTCATATTAGGTATGTGAGGAAAACTCTTTAAGTTGTATGTTTCAAGACAATGTGACGCCTCAGTGTTACGATTTGACTGTCTCCATATCTGTATGCCGAAAGAGGAAATGCGtcattcaagtttttttgttcCACTACAGTAAAACAGTTTTCTTCACAAAGCTCAAAACATCGTAGGCGCTCATGATGCCATGAAGTCATGTTGTTGCAAAGAAACATTAGCTCTGAATTTAGGACAAAAATCTTTTATCTCTTTAAATTCAGGCAGCACTGAACATGAACCTGCAGATGCAATCATGCCGGCACTATGTTGAATTCCATCTGCAAAAGCAGTGGACACAGCAAGGACTGTGGTTTGTCCTGGGACCTTTTGACCAAAAATGGTCTGCACATTTTCTGGGTAAGACATTATTACTGATGTGGTAACCTTGCAAATCTCAAATGCCGGTTTGAAAAATGAACTTCCATTTAAATAGTATGCCATTACTTTTTGATGCTTGAGTGACATAGTCAGAGCTACATTTTTGTAGTTTTGGGCAGTACGGATAACTTTCTTGAAGAATTTGTGTTTCCCTTCAAAACGCATTGTCCAGACATGGGAAAGAGGACCAAAAGCCATAATGAGGTCAGGGTAATGTTCAATGAAGTGATGCTTTGGACGCAACCTGTATTGTGGGAATGTGTTTTGTAAAAGTTGCCGGTGTTCTGACAATTTGTATCGTAGAATGTCAGCTGATTCTACTGTGTGATTTGTGGCTAAAGCAAATTCAACTATGTCTTTGAGGAGTAGGAGTATTTCCCAGGCATCTTCACCCTCTGGCACCTTGTGACCTATCAGTAAGGGTAGCACCCTTATGAGGGCCCAGTTTTCATGGGCATTTCCACCTATGGTCCCTTTTGCCTGAAAGCCCGGTGTAATGGGTTGAGGCTGGTCAGTCTTATCATAAAAAGTATATGGAAAGATCTTAGTTGCATTATTAAGGGCCTCCAATGTGAAAAATCTCTTGGAAATCAAGTGTGACAAGCAATTCTACAGGCACAACACCTTCAAGAAGATCATGCAGTATATCAGGGGGGTGGCCTGTAACAGCATGAAAATGAGACAGGGACTCAGTcagcacacacatttttttaactccataatcTTTTGCTAAAGTGGTGTCTTGCTGGACTTCCTGTACTTGCTGGTTGTACGTTTGTGCATTTCGTGGTGTAAGTGAGCCTGGACATACCTCTTTTTCCTGGATCTCGTGTCTAGATGCCATGCAAAATTGGCAGAAGCGCTCAACCAAAAAGCTCTCAAAAAATCCTGCCAGTGAATGAGAAGCCAAGTTATCTGCAGCCACATACAGAAGAGTACCTTTGACAAATGACCCCAACTTGTCAACACAGGCACCTTGTTGCTCCAAAGATTTTAGATCTTTTAATAGTGATTCAAGAACTTTTCCATAACCATGTTCTTTCACATGTGTGGCTTTGCACAAAAGTGCTAGCTGGATCGAGTGCAATGTGGATTGGTCCTTGGAAGGGAGATTGGCAATAACCCAGTAAACTgcagtcattttgtgtttttttctcggATGTGCCCAAAGGATTTGAAACTTCAAAATCATCAATATACAATCCAAGTGAAATTTTGAAACCATCTCCTTGAAACATCTAATTTTTAGTGTAGTGTAAGCTATCTCTGTATGTCAAGTACTCATGAGGCAGTGACTGTGGTACTTCTAAAGCCTTGTTAATAATATCAGTCTTCTTCAACATTGCCTGTAGCATTGCATTTAGAGGAACATATACAGCACTGATGCTGTATATGCTGAAGATGCTGTCAATGATGAACTCCACTGGCTGCACAACAggaaaagttctattttggtacATTTCTCTCCTCTTATTTGTTGATAGAGAACTGCCTTTGCCACAAAATCTTTCTGTGGCATTAGTCTTTGGGATGACAGTCACCAACTGGCTTACCATGACATTACTGTCTACCATTTGTtgttttaaaatgtcatttaCAAACTTGTTTAACAGTGGTTCTGACAATGCATTGATCTgccgggaggcagacaccctctctatgtttaagagtaggttaaaaatgttcctttttgatgaatcctatagttagggtggctcaggctgctcttagttatgctgctataggcttagactgatggagactcatctggatacactgacctcctctctgctcctctttctccctgactttttctctcctaattttctcttctatttacgccccagtgaatacatgttactgacttgactccttccctggagtctctgtgctttattgcctcacaggttttcccaggatcatcacaggtgttccctggatcatctctggacctgctgctgtggtcctgcctctctcctgccttcatcgtcattactcacttatccatatggttatgatagtgtttattatatagttccatagatgttctactTCAGTTacctgtgcatcaactgcatccatgtgtctccccctacttccccccttctccccctcccccaatctctctctatctctatcactctctttttctcctcctttactctctctctttaaccccaactggtcaaggcagacggccatcctcctggagtctgggtctgctccaggtttctgctgttaaagggacgtttttcttcaccactgtcaccagccacaagtgtttgctcctggaagattctgttggtttctgtaaattggcttagagtctggttttgaccaactctatatgtaaagtgtcatgagataacttttgttatgatttggtgttatataaataaaatttgaatttgatttgaaacctttgttttgtatatattgtaaatatttttttgtcaatACATGGTACCACTTTTACTTGCAACTCATGTCTCCTGGTTTCATTGCATTCTGTGCATCAGTTTAATTATTCCCTGGCGCTAGCCAATCATCTTCATTATATAGCACTTGCTACACCAACATCAACACCATGGAATGGTTGTGACTCAAACAGACCATAGATCCTGGAACATCCACAATGTATAAAGTTCCTTTGGTCAACTGTGTTCTGCGCTCAACCTCATAGAAACAATTGACATTTAACAGAACACTTGACCTGAACAGAACCCTGATCAGATTAATGAGGAGGACACATTCATTTACAGGACACTTTATTCATGTATGGACAGTGAAATTGTTGACAGTTTGACTGTTCATAGACACAGAAATAATCACACAATCTAGAATTTAAACTGCCACCTCACAGTAATTGAAATATTAAAGCTGCATATTTATCAACTGTTCATCTCACTACTTTACGCAGTTCATCTACAGTGGTTAAAAGAAAGGAGCAAAAGAAAAATGCAATGTTGAAATTTCAAATTTCTGAAAACATGGGTACAATTTATCTCAATATTTATGATGCAAAACTAATAACTGTTACTATTCTCcagccaaaaccagcccaaacTCCCATGTGTTCTGTCCAAAACCCCCTGAAACCTGTGCCAGTTCTGTTCCCAGCGTCAGGTCGAGGTGTTTTCATGTTGGTTTTGGGCTCAGTCTCAACAGGATGAGCTCTGTCTCCAGGTCCTTTTCTACGTCAGTGAGTTCAGGGGTTGTTTTGCTGTCGTCTAAAGGCTCCGTATTTGAACTGTGACTAGGGATGGgtatcgataagaatttaactatTCCGaatccttatcgattctcttatcaattctcattgggtgagggaataaatgagtacaaatgggtttgtttgcattaactgtcttttttaTTCCCATCTgtgcagaaaatataacatatacggTATACACACATAATAAGAACAGAGGATGCTGGGCCTAGctcgggggggtgggtgggggcactgtacagtgaaagtgaaactaaagatgctttaccaaTTCctccgtctcctgttgttgtgcacctcatttcctttcccctaccttcaggaacttttatttgagggggcaggatgtttgttgcccgcaccagaactggcCTAGTGTTCattctgccgctagattcacaagtgctgctaagtagtgaatcaaacacgtgacattcctgtaaatgaatcccatgcagTGGActaatgtttgagcagattggaggtgtagccggatgacggtggagtgagtgaacagactcaaaaacagaattataaattatattatattcctctccgtgtcaaaccaaattcctgaacaaccatgctgattggttgtttagcaggtcaatgcccggacatcctttgcaaatgacatttacgaagacagatgatcgtaaggaatgagcctaatggacttaaaaaaatacttcctcagctattgtcatctgttcttcatcaagagccatttcctcggccatagtaaattgaggactcataaactggtgtttacaactagtcgactttgtcctctcaacatctgtttttatcttgttgcttatcccgaggtgaagatgaacccagaaacgaacaaaggactgaatgacaaaaatcactatatgtgccatgttaataatgtattacattatgtgttaatgttgattaactcagcacgttaactcttttatgcacgtaatacttaagccatttgcctgacctgtggtttcacatatgtgtgtcctgatcatgttcacggtgaatgatgtgaaagtaagagtatcactgcttatagcatgtctgaataatcatgctattattttactgatgcttaagtgaggttacaggtgatgtacaaagtttaaggatcttatttcaggatcttatttaaggttgggagaagttttcttacaagtctgcatgaggtcctctctccctctcctaagggggggagagagagatgatactctgaaatatgtaaatgaccggcaaaaggaggcgttttcccgccgaaaacagacaaagaaggcaacgccccaaggcatcgataactcatctatatgcacgaggaaggcgtggcaagctggtttttggacaaactataaaagtaaatgaaaccaacttttcagtagagctttttccaccctcgctgctctcacctacgcaaagagctttctccaccttttctgagctctcacctacacagagagtcctgtccatcttctgggctctcatctaagagcagagagctttctccaaggagtcttgaccatctccttggctctcagagctgttctatcctctaagctctccaaagagctttatcatcttcgctgttctccacttctcctggtgagctttccagaaccagccgccagagccagctgtgaacctcctccagccagcagaacttcagaactccagaccttcaggcctccagcgcaagcacgtcgcttcacagcctgttcctgcttcgaactacgtcagaagacttcatccatccgccgtcaaggccgtgccagttgctgcatccgcaccgcaacaacttgtaagaaaacttgctcctgatttatctgagttggtgttattccaagttaagtaggtttacctcaacgtaacctcactaacattataatctcttgaatatagctgtctgccaacttaatttacatattctcctgtccataatctcctgctccttttgttgtatttgtctcttgtctttatgttatttgtgtgtcttagtttagttaataaagtatttatatgtatataaatccattgcctcagttgtgctttgtgtactattattcacacatgggttcactgtgcagtcaacgaactatcacctatgcaagatttccaaattattgttttgagttgatttaagtttaagtttggttataaatctataattaaattaatcaataaatcaacactcaattaataaataatttggtatcctattcttgctacagagggattccaccttttagaacaaatggaagctttgacagtgttccagtgaacctggtgtcgtctgtttggacctagtgtcgtctttttggagcgTTTCCTCCTCAACGCCGTGTTGaatacgttctgaccaaaacaatgcagtgtgcgagtgacgtcattgcacatgcacaacaaaggcagaatctatacacagaattgttaagcaggcaggcaaacgattccaaggaatcgagctactgggaaccagttctcaaaaagaaccggttctcgattcccatctctaACTGACAGTGTCTTCTTTTAAAGTCATGACTTTTCTACAGTGAAGTTCTACTCCTCAGAAATGCAAACAAACAGTGCACAGACTCTGTGaaacagctgcagctctaaatGTAACACAGGAAGTTGTTTGTCTCCAGACAGTCCATGGGCTCCAGAGTGCTGCTGTTGGAGTTTGTGGACAAAGCTCCACACCTCTGCTGCTCAATGGGACATTCAGGAAGGTCTGAGAACAACATGTCCACTCCGTTCACCCACCGCCACTGATCCACCAGGAAACGCAGACCCACCCACACCTGCACACAGAGACACACCCATGACACCAGAGACACACAGAGTGGACAGAAGGATGTCCACACAGAGACACACTGACACAACAGACCCACAGAGTGGACAGAAGGATGTCCACAcagagacacactgacacacactctgTACACACACCTACAAAACACAAAGTGATACAGTAGAACCTTGCAGTAGTTTCATTAAGTCCATGACCAAGcttgttttgcattttacaacTCAATTTGCCCTTTGAAACTAagtgaaatataattaatccattccagccccCAAAAACCACCCCACAAACCAACCCAAAAAACATCCCCAAAACTTCCCTAAACCCACCCCAAATCCAACCCCACAATCAAAAACTACCCTAAAAATTGGAAGAATCTCCTTCGCTTAAATCTTCAGGTATAACCCTTTTCTGGCATTTTTTCTTGGGTGACATCACAATCACGTTTTTCTCTTGCAATGTTGCCTCAACTAAACGACCCCGTGAACTGAGTGAGCAGAGGCTGttccactgagcatgtgcaaactCACTGCTGACTAGTGGCGGTTAGTATAACTCTCACTCGTTCTGTAGATTTCCACTcgtatttcaaaacaaaaatactatgggccggatctatcaaaggtttgcgtgtatcaaaacatgtgcaaactcattgcacacgcaaaaaaatgtacaaactgattcactaacagtgcgcaataagggttgcatctttcaaaggtgcaaaatggcACGTccgcatccagttagtacatttgacacaatgaatatgaaatatggggcgtttacacatagttgtgcatgtgctgggaagagaagatgtaaatatattaatttagcacacgcagagtgatttatcaaacctgaaagaaaTTTTGCTTATAGAAACTGAGTCtaacacatctcaaaaggaggagcaaatggtttggatgcgtaattgcgcacacatagAAGTggataggagacaaagaaatgatgaaatgagatgcagagaacgcattttttacccttgtgtgaacatttttggagtgacggaagaaaacataattgagacacacacacacacacctctttaaaatgaaaaataaacgaactagaaaagcactctgagagcaaggacctccgccaaggcagatcagccccaccctcctgatcaccaccaaaatgtaatcatttgttccttgtgccagaataaacatttcctgacattttcatccaaatccgtccataactttttgagttatcttgcacacagacagacagacagacagacagacagacagacagacaaaccatgccggcaaaaacataacctcttagcggaggtaatgaatgaatgagtcatgccataccttctatgacaaaactcctccaacatcaCATTTCCTTGGTCTGGATCATTCAGCCactgttccattagtgctggtgtatcccacagcagtttctacagtgtattgtctccagtagtgcacgcaaaaccctcatttaaataggctggtctgcaagactttgcacctgttgtaatttgctcTGAAGAAAGCCCCCGCAAactgtggtcacaccccacatgcaaaattctggATTGTGCAAGCtaattagtacacacaaattgggatcttagtagattcgGCACTATATACATAAAGAACTGGTCCAACGGTGGACTGGTTCTGCCAGGTTCTACTGCACATAGAACAGAAATACAGATGGTTCCGTTCCTCACCTTCTCTGTTGTTGCCTCTCTGACCCTGAACCTCATGTAGGCGTGGTCTTCTCCAGGCTGGACACTGACCAACCTGTAGTGGATGTCAGAGTTGTGTGGGTGCGTCCAGATGGAGCGACAGTGCTCCAGCGCCTCCTCCCAGGTCTTGTTCTCCTTCACCAGGATCAGGTTGTCCTTGAAGCAGGTGAAAGGATACCGGGATGAGCAGTCTTGGGTGCTCATTTTTTTTGTGTCAGAGGCGATGGTGATGCAGTCGCCGGTGCCAGGCTCATCATTATCCCAGTCTTCATACTCTGTTTCCCCGGCGCTCCAGCTCCATGTTTCCCCTGCACACAGAGGGTTAACATCCTGCATCAGTAGAACACTAACATTCAGCAACAACAGGATGGAACAGTTGGTTTACTgtaactcgctcgttgcgtgttgtctcatcaaactcatactgaatttttacgtcggccaccaaagactgaatctcctgactgaatggtgtagttttttgggctgtcatcatttggattaacctaccactacatttactgtcaacttctgtcatctgttttttgtaaaactgcgagtcacagagacaactgtctgaccaatcagtggtctgcagtgtttacacgtcaccttttagtatctggttcccAGTCTTTGGAACCTTGGAAATAGTGTCAGATTTTGTTGAAAGTTCcagccctataatttagattacactgtctttgtgtaaaacttattacattcaAATTTATATTTggaagtactcagatattataactgcacaaggacactggacttggaaacagtaggtcaaaggtcgCCTATGTTcagtattcttctgctccatgacaagatgAATCCACAGAGTAAATGTGGTgaagatatgtcaatgcattctacagataatgcgattatatcgttgaatggacagacagatggacagacaacaaaatgacAACAATATCCCTCGGACAAGGAATAAAAGCCGTCTATCAGGGTCACCAAAGTTACCAAAGTACCAAAGTTAGAACGTCTATTTATAgtgacatcgatgactgctgataacagagcaggtctggaagggttggaccatttcagagagGAATGAGTACACCCCTACCCCTTAGAACTGGGCTTAAAggaggaggggtaagggggaggaggagggcaTAGTGGTGTTGGCTCTAAAAACAACAATGGAGGATGAACAGAGCGCAgccatgtttattttagcagagcAGATGTTCATTCAAACTCAAACCAAGCTTCTGAGCATCCTTTACAGCATGACATGATgatattgatatgtttgtttactgtacacggcccacgcacatttttaaatccccccggaaAGGGGGTCGCACACGTCATCAGTCCGTCATCCAAATATCCCCCCTTGGttggaaccagaggtgttccttttccatagcattcctgaatcctggttccacctttttcagggctctgttcctaaccctaaccctccagagGAGTTCCAGAGGTGGAACCACATGATCCAcctttacatttacacagacgacggaacagaagaacagaagggGGAATATTCCAGAACACAAGTGGAACAGGTTCTGGTGTGTGTTTGTAGCAGCAGGACTGCAGTTGTCTGCCTGAACTGACCCTCGTTTGTGTGACTCTCACCTTCTCGGTACAGTCCGATCCACACCAGAAAGTTTTCCTTCCCGGCAGAGGTGGAGTGCATAGTGGCCAAGTTCCAATAAGAGGTTGTGCAGTACTCCTTAGCTTCAAACCACGTCATGGTCTGTGGCACAAATACCAGTCTGTGGTGATTGTGGTGGTAGTGGTTGTGGTGGTAGTACTCACAGTAGGCAAAGCGAAGACTGTTACAGCTGGTTCCATAAGCactgtcaaaaaaacaaacagcaacatCACAAAGAGCTGAAGGTCCCACAGATCCATGTGCTGGAAATGTCCCAatgaaaacaaacacctgcattAATGATCAGGTTTAAAGGACACATTTGTGCGATAGTTAGCACATCTTACTGTTGAGTATCAAACATACTGCCCCCACACCAACATCTGGGATGGAACAtaaagaggcttttttttttttctatgaatctttttttttttcttttttggaagcAGAACATGTTACTGTCATTAGTCTTGCGTAGCCAGACGCATTTCTTAGTGTTGTAGTCCAGACCACATAAACTGATACTAAGCCACGACCAAGATCAAAGTCTTGGTAGACTTTGACTCTGTTGTCTTTTCAGATATGGATCAATGAGGAGAACATTTATTGATTCGTGCATTTATAGGATTTGAACTCAGCAGTAAGACATTATTCTTTTGTAACAGCATCATCCTGCAGTGTTAGCTTGTTGGAAGTTAGTTCATGGTAAATGGGTTTGAACATATGGTCCACATACGGTCCAGTATCCTGCCAGATGTTCGGCATCATAAGAAGTGATCTATTAGATTTTCTATATTTATATTACTAACAAAACAACATGTGGTTATCTTAATGACAACATCACATGAGCTTCACACTGTGACATTTGTATCAGAGGAACATGTGTGAAGGTGGTGAGTGAAGGTACACTTGaagacaaaattattagccccccctATAAAATTTGAAGGTTCTTCAAGATTTTCCCAACCATGTTTTTAACAGAAcaaggaattttcaacatagcatttATGGGCGACTGTGGCTTAGTTGGTAGAGTGGGCTGTCCTTTGACCGAAAGCTCAACGGTTTGAATCTTGGCTCAGAGTGTCCACATGAGGAattataaagcactttgggcaccattaaggtgtagaaagttcaaacatggtataaaagcctcagtatggGTCATTGAGCTGTCAGCTGAGAAAGGACTATGCCCAAAACTAAGTAAATCAGTTAGTTTGGACTGCAGGAAAATAATTATTGATGCACACAAAGCAGGAGAAGGATCTacaaatgccacgtttccactacgtggtaccgact
This sequence is a window from Sphaeramia orbicularis chromosome 3, fSphaOr1.1, whole genome shotgun sequence. Protein-coding genes within it:
- the LOC115413058 gene encoding putative C-type lectin domain family 20 member A: MFDTQHAYGTSCNSLRFAYCEYYHHNHYHHNHHRLVFVPQTMTWFEAKEYCTTSYWNLATMHSTSAGKENFLVWIGLYREGETWSWSAGETEYEDWDNDEPGTGDCITIASDTKKMSTQDCSSRYPFTCFKDNLILVKENKTWEEALEHCRSIWTHPHNSDIHYRLVSVQPGEDHAYMRFRVREATTEKVWVGLRFLVDQWRWVNGVDMLFSDLPECPIEQQRCGALSTNSNSSTLEPMDCLETNNFLCYI